In a single window of the Arthrobacter zhangbolii genome:
- a CDS encoding DUF948 domain-containing protein, with amino-acid sequence MSGGDIAGLIAAGVFAVLVALLAVPVWKLGKVFDEMRGAIRTLSEETTPLIDEVTTTVSTTNLQLQKVDGISSNVSDASANLSALSSLVAATVGSPLIKVSAFSYGVRSAIASRRSSGRGRRSR; translated from the coding sequence ATGTCGGGTGGAGATATAGCCGGTCTGATTGCAGCGGGCGTGTTTGCCGTGCTGGTTGCGTTGCTGGCCGTGCCCGTCTGGAAACTCGGGAAGGTTTTCGATGAGATGCGCGGTGCCATCCGAACCCTCAGCGAGGAGACCACCCCGCTGATTGACGAGGTCACCACCACGGTGTCCACCACCAACCTGCAGCTGCAGAAGGTGGACGGCATTTCCTCGAATGTCTCCGATGCCTCGGCCAACCTCTCCGCCCTGTCCTCCCTGGTGGCAGCCACCGTAGGATCGCCGCTGATCAAGGTCTCGGCGTTCAGCTACGGCGTGCGTTCCGCCATCGCCTCCCGCCGGAGCAGCGGCCGCGGCCGCCGCAGCCGCTAG
- the rpsD gene encoding 30S ribosomal protein S4 has translation MANNTRARRQARASRALGIALTPKAAKYFERRPYPPGEHGRARRKQDSDYAVRLREKQRLRAQYGIREAQMTRVFEEARRTAGLTGENLIELLEMRLDALVLRAGFARTIAQARQLVVHRHILVDGARVDRPSFRVSEGQLIHVHQRSETMTPFQVAAAGAHRDVLPAVPGYLDVSLDKLQARLVRRPKRSEVPVTCEEQLVVEYYAR, from the coding sequence GTGGCTAACAACACACGTGCACGCCGTCAGGCCCGCGCTTCGCGCGCCCTCGGCATTGCTTTGACCCCCAAGGCAGCAAAGTACTTCGAGCGTCGGCCTTACCCCCCGGGTGAGCACGGCCGCGCCCGTCGCAAGCAGGACAGCGACTACGCCGTACGTCTGCGCGAAAAGCAGCGTCTGCGCGCCCAGTACGGCATCCGCGAAGCACAGATGACCCGTGTCTTCGAAGAAGCCCGCCGCACCGCAGGCCTGACCGGTGAAAACCTGATCGAACTGCTCGAAATGCGTCTCGACGCACTCGTGCTGCGTGCAGGCTTCGCCCGCACGATCGCCCAGGCCCGCCAGCTGGTTGTGCACCGCCACATCCTGGTTGACGGTGCCCGCGTGGACCGCCCGTCCTTCCGCGTTTCCGAAGGCCAGCTCATCCACGTGCACCAGCGCAGCGAGACCATGACGCCGTTCCAGGTTGCCGCAGCCGGCGCCCACCGCGACGTCCTGCCCGCCGTTCCGGGTTACCTCGATGTTTCCCTGGACAAGCTGCAGGCACGCCTTGTGCGTCGCCCGAAGCGTTCGGAAGTCCCCGTGACCTGCGAAGAGCAGCTCGTGGTGGAATACTACGCACGCTAA
- a CDS encoding replication-associated recombination protein A, with translation MNGLPGNDLFSADGDDEEYDDAGSPGAVRLRPRSPLAVRMRPRTVDEVVGQQHLLGPGSPLRTLAQSADERNPAGPSSVMLWGPPGTGKTTLAHVVARGTGRKFVELSAITAGVKDVRRVMDQALTDRDLHGVTTILFLDEIHRFNKAQQDALLPAVENRWVVLMAATTENPSFSVVSPLLSRSLLLTLKPLTEADISALLLRAVEDERGLAGRVTLSGEALEHLVRLAAGDARRGLTALEAAAGVAYSERDQDTEVPEVTLKHAEEALDVAALRYDRAGDQHYDITSAFIKSLRGSDVDAALHYLARMLESGEDPRFISRRLIISASEDVGMADPTALQTAVAAAQAVQLIGMPEGRIILAEAVVHIATAPKSNAAYNGINAAIADVRAGRGQGVPSHLRDAHYPGAKQLGHGKGYKYSHDAPHGVARQQYAPDDLVGRNYYEPTGNGVERDISARLERLRGIIRGEKP, from the coding sequence GTGAATGGTTTGCCGGGGAATGATTTGTTCAGCGCTGACGGGGACGACGAAGAGTACGACGACGCCGGGTCCCCGGGAGCTGTCCGGCTGCGGCCGCGCAGCCCGCTGGCCGTGCGGATGCGCCCGCGCACGGTGGACGAGGTGGTGGGACAGCAGCACCTGCTCGGACCAGGCTCGCCGCTGCGGACGCTGGCGCAGTCCGCAGACGAACGCAACCCGGCCGGACCGTCTTCGGTGATGCTCTGGGGCCCGCCGGGGACCGGAAAGACCACGCTGGCCCATGTGGTTGCACGCGGCACGGGACGCAAATTCGTGGAACTCTCTGCCATTACGGCCGGAGTCAAGGACGTGCGCCGGGTGATGGACCAGGCCCTGACAGACCGGGACCTGCACGGTGTCACCACCATCCTCTTCCTGGACGAGATTCACCGCTTCAACAAGGCCCAGCAGGACGCACTGCTGCCGGCCGTGGAAAACCGCTGGGTGGTCCTGATGGCGGCCACTACGGAAAACCCGTCCTTCTCCGTGGTGTCACCGCTTCTCTCCCGTTCCCTGCTGCTGACCCTGAAGCCGCTGACCGAGGCGGATATTTCCGCCCTGCTTCTGCGTGCCGTGGAGGATGAACGCGGACTCGCCGGGCGGGTGACCCTCAGCGGAGAGGCACTGGAGCACCTGGTCCGGCTGGCAGCGGGCGACGCCCGGCGCGGGCTGACCGCACTGGAGGCCGCGGCAGGTGTCGCCTACTCGGAGCGCGACCAGGACACAGAGGTTCCCGAAGTTACGCTCAAGCACGCGGAAGAGGCCCTGGACGTCGCGGCACTGCGCTATGACCGTGCCGGTGACCAGCACTATGACATCACCAGCGCGTTCATCAAGTCCCTGCGGGGCTCGGACGTCGATGCCGCGCTGCACTATCTGGCCCGGATGCTGGAATCGGGGGAGGACCCCCGGTTCATTTCCCGGCGCCTGATCATCTCAGCCTCCGAGGATGTTGGCATGGCGGATCCAACGGCGCTGCAGACCGCCGTCGCCGCGGCACAGGCGGTTCAGCTGATCGGCATGCCCGAAGGCCGGATCATCCTGGCGGAGGCCGTGGTACACATTGCCACCGCCCCCAAATCCAACGCCGCCTACAACGGCATCAACGCGGCAATCGCCGATGTGCGGGCCGGGCGCGGCCAGGGGGTCCCGTCTCACCTGCGGGACGCCCACTATCCCGGCGCCAAGCAGCTGGGCCACGGCAAGGGCTACAAATACTCCCACGACGCCCCGCACGGTGTGGCCCGGCAGCAGTACGCGCCGGATGACCTGGTGGGACGGAATTACTACGAGCCCACCGGCAACGGCGTGGAACGCGACATCTCGGCACGGCTGGAACGGCTGCGCGGAATCATCCGGGGCGAAAAGCCCTGA
- a CDS encoding Vms1/Ankzf1 family peptidyl-tRNA hydrolase, with amino-acid sequence MPGSRTVYVTAERLAGWVERFGAAQGGIGLVPEHDGFSLQAASGARARLYAPWPADGRPGRGADDVERLVSLAAQARTVGLVLVRRGGYAVGVAREGRLTASKTGSPNARRANAAEALAGTAAEQAGLIFAGTQPEYVVTGGDRTLADLVARQRAFSRWAGLPRLRPLDVPDPKAAVLARAARDACSVLVRITLP; translated from the coding sequence ATGCCTGGCTCGCGCACCGTTTATGTCACCGCCGAACGGCTGGCCGGCTGGGTGGAGCGGTTCGGGGCGGCCCAGGGCGGGATCGGCCTCGTGCCGGAACACGACGGTTTCTCCCTGCAGGCTGCCTCCGGCGCGCGGGCCCGGTTGTACGCGCCGTGGCCCGCGGACGGGCGTCCGGGGCGGGGAGCCGACGACGTCGAACGCCTGGTCTCCCTGGCTGCACAGGCACGGACCGTGGGCCTGGTGCTGGTGCGCCGCGGCGGTTATGCCGTGGGCGTGGCCCGCGAGGGCAGGCTGACGGCTTCGAAAACCGGTTCCCCCAATGCCCGGCGCGCCAATGCCGCCGAAGCCCTGGCCGGCACTGCGGCGGAGCAGGCGGGGCTCATTTTTGCAGGCACACAGCCTGAGTACGTGGTGACCGGCGGGGACCGGACACTGGCCGATCTGGTGGCCAGGCAACGGGCGTTTTCCCGCTGGGCCGGGCTCCCCCGGCTGCGCCCCCTGGACGTTCCCGACCCGAAGGCCGCCGTCCTGGCCCGGGCTGCCCGGGACGCCTGCTCGGTACTGGTCAGGATCACCCTGCCCTAG
- a CDS encoding nitronate monooxygenase, translating to MFTLGSLQHAVVGAPMAGGPSTPALAAAVSNAGGLGFLAAGYKSAEATAAEINAVRELTGGGGAYGVNLFVPDTANTAAAGTAGNLAAALAYRTELAGRYPADLLPMPDPADTDGWEAKLDLVRRLQVPVVSFTFGLPGRDIIASLADAGTAVAVTVTTAAEAELAVASGARILCLQGPDAGGHRGSFDAAAEPGDQPLLELVRTVRGLLDSGQRGSAQLDGAQRDSGHLDGAQRDSGHLDGAQRDSAQLDSGHTGARTELIAAGGISTARDARMLRDAGADAVQIGTALLLSPEAGTAAVHRAALQDPQFATTALSRSFSGRTARGLANNFMAAYPHAPAAYPLVNQITRTIRARSAAAGDPHGTSLWAGTGWRSAAAEPAAAVVQRLGGNS from the coding sequence ATGTTCACTCTCGGTTCACTGCAGCACGCCGTCGTCGGTGCCCCGATGGCGGGCGGACCGTCCACGCCCGCGCTGGCCGCCGCCGTCAGCAACGCGGGCGGCCTGGGTTTCCTTGCCGCCGGGTATAAAAGCGCGGAGGCGACGGCTGCTGAAATCAACGCCGTACGGGAGCTCACCGGAGGCGGCGGCGCCTACGGCGTCAATTTGTTTGTGCCGGATACGGCTAACACGGCTGCCGCCGGCACCGCCGGAAACCTGGCCGCAGCGCTGGCTTACCGGACGGAGCTGGCCGGCAGGTACCCTGCGGACCTGCTGCCGATGCCGGACCCCGCGGATACCGACGGCTGGGAGGCCAAGCTGGACCTGGTCCGCAGGCTGCAGGTCCCGGTGGTCTCCTTCACGTTCGGGCTGCCGGGCCGGGACATCATCGCGTCACTGGCCGACGCCGGCACGGCCGTGGCGGTCACTGTGACCACAGCCGCCGAAGCCGAGCTTGCCGTCGCGTCCGGAGCACGCATCCTCTGCCTGCAGGGCCCGGACGCCGGCGGCCACCGCGGGAGCTTCGACGCTGCTGCGGAGCCCGGGGACCAGCCGTTGCTCGAGCTGGTCCGGACTGTCCGCGGACTGTTGGACAGTGGACAACGGGGGAGTGCGCAGCTGGACGGTGCACAGCGGGACAGTGGACATCTGGACGGTGCACAGCGGGACAGTGGACATCTGGACGGTGCACAGCGGGACAGTGCGCAGCTGGACAGCGGACATACGGGGGCCCGGACGGAACTGATCGCTGCCGGAGGCATCAGCACGGCCCGGGATGCCCGGATGCTGCGCGATGCCGGAGCGGACGCCGTCCAGATTGGCACCGCCCTGTTGCTTAGCCCCGAAGCGGGCACCGCTGCCGTGCACCGGGCGGCCCTGCAGGACCCGCAGTTTGCCACGACGGCGCTGAGCCGGTCCTTTTCCGGCCGCACTGCCCGCGGGCTGGCGAATAACTTCATGGCCGCGTATCCCCATGCCCCGGCCGCCTACCCGCTGGTCAACCAGATCACCAGGACCATCCGGGCCCGCTCGGCCGCCGCCGGGGATCCGCACGGGACCAGCCTTTGGGCCGGAACCGGCTGGCGGAGCGCGGCCGCCGAACCCGCGGCAGCAGTGGTGCAACGGCTCGGCGGGAACTCCTGA
- a CDS encoding PhzF family phenazine biosynthesis protein has product MRDRWFKQVDVFGTRPYLGNPVAVVLDADGLSESAMAAFARWTNLSETTFLLPPTQSEADYRVRIFTPGGEIPFAGHPTLGSCHAWLEAGNTPHYPGVVIQECGVGLVTLHASAGMAAFGAPPLIRSGDLEDSVLAQATKALGLKPEQVKASNWIDNGPGWLGLLLSDAETVLSLKPDAAALGSLAVGVIGPQRDGGDTDFEVRAFAPGHGVPEDPVTGSLNAGLAQWLIGAGLAPDRYTVTQGTVLGRDGLIRIFSRDRKIWIGGETATCIDGTVRI; this is encoded by the coding sequence ATGAGAGATCGCTGGTTCAAGCAGGTGGATGTATTTGGCACCCGGCCCTATCTGGGTAACCCGGTGGCCGTGGTGCTGGACGCGGACGGGCTCTCCGAGTCCGCCATGGCCGCGTTCGCTCGGTGGACCAATCTGTCCGAGACAACGTTCCTGCTGCCGCCCACCCAGAGTGAGGCGGACTACCGGGTGCGGATCTTCACCCCGGGCGGAGAGATTCCCTTTGCCGGCCACCCCACCCTGGGCAGCTGCCACGCATGGCTGGAAGCCGGCAACACCCCGCACTACCCGGGCGTGGTTATCCAGGAGTGCGGCGTGGGACTGGTGACGCTGCACGCCTCGGCGGGGATGGCAGCCTTCGGTGCACCTCCGCTGATCCGCTCCGGAGACCTGGAGGACTCCGTGCTGGCCCAGGCCACAAAGGCGCTCGGGCTCAAGCCGGAACAGGTGAAGGCTTCGAACTGGATAGATAACGGTCCCGGCTGGCTCGGCCTGCTGCTGTCCGACGCCGAGACTGTCCTGTCCCTCAAACCGGACGCCGCAGCCTTGGGCTCCCTCGCGGTGGGAGTGATCGGTCCGCAGCGCGACGGCGGTGACACGGACTTCGAAGTCCGTGCCTTTGCCCCCGGCCACGGAGTTCCCGAAGACCCGGTCACTGGAAGCCTCAATGCCGGGCTGGCGCAGTGGCTTATTGGCGCGGGCCTGGCCCCGGACCGGTACACCGTTACACAGGGAACCGTGCTGGGACGCGACGGGCTGATCCGAATCTTCTCCAGGGACCGGAAAATCTGGATTGGCGGGGAAACCGCAACCTGCATCGACGGTACCGTCCGGATCTAG
- the aspS gene encoding aspartate--tRNA ligase: MLRTHALGSLRAEHIGQTVTLAGWVARRRDHGGVAFLDLRDASGVAQVVVREEDVFHGLRNEYVLQITGTVQKRPEGNENPALATGEIEVIADKTVILNTSDPLPFQIDEHVEVGEEARLRHRYLDLRRPAPAAAMRLRSEANRVARELLHDEGFVEIETPTLTRSTPEGARDFVVPARLAPGSWYALPQSPQLFKQLLQVGGFEKYYQIARCYRDEDFRADRQPEFTQLDIEASFVEEDDIIALGEQIVKSLWKLIGVEITTPIPRMTYADAMARYGSDKPDLRFGLELTELTEFFKDTTFRVFQAPYVGAVVMPGGASQARRTLDAWQEWAKQRGAKGLAYVLVQEDGTLTGPVAKNLTDFERENLAEKVGANPGDCIFFAAGDKSEARALLGAARVEIGHRTGLIDPKDWAFVWVVDAPMFEPASAAVAAGDVAVGGGAWTAVHHAFTSPKPEFMDTFDTDPESALAYAYDIVCNGNEIGGGSIRIHQRDVQERVFKVMGLSQEDAQEKFGFLLEGFKYGAPPHGGIAFGWDRVVALLAGTDSIRDVIAFPKSGGGYDPLTAAPAPITAQQRKEAGVDFKPEAKKAEEKKADEKKADEKK; encoded by the coding sequence GTGCTGCGCACTCATGCCCTTGGTTCCCTGAGGGCCGAGCATATTGGACAGACCGTTACTCTTGCAGGCTGGGTCGCCCGGCGGCGCGACCACGGCGGTGTCGCCTTCCTTGACCTGCGCGACGCCTCCGGCGTGGCCCAGGTAGTGGTGCGTGAAGAGGATGTCTTCCACGGACTGCGCAACGAGTACGTCCTGCAGATCACCGGCACCGTGCAGAAGCGGCCCGAGGGCAACGAGAACCCGGCGCTGGCCACCGGAGAGATTGAAGTCATTGCGGACAAGACCGTCATCCTGAACACCTCGGATCCGCTGCCCTTCCAGATCGATGAGCACGTGGAAGTTGGCGAAGAGGCGCGCCTGCGCCACCGCTACCTCGACCTGCGCCGCCCGGCACCCGCCGCAGCCATGCGCCTGCGCTCCGAAGCCAACCGGGTTGCCCGCGAACTGCTGCATGATGAAGGTTTCGTGGAAATCGAAACCCCCACGCTGACGCGTTCCACCCCGGAAGGCGCCCGTGACTTTGTGGTCCCGGCACGCCTGGCCCCGGGTTCCTGGTATGCCCTGCCGCAGTCCCCGCAGCTGTTCAAACAGCTGCTGCAGGTGGGCGGTTTCGAAAAGTACTACCAGATTGCCCGCTGCTACCGGGATGAGGACTTCCGCGCGGACCGCCAGCCGGAGTTCACGCAGCTGGACATCGAGGCCAGCTTCGTTGAGGAAGACGACATCATTGCCCTCGGCGAGCAGATCGTGAAGTCGCTGTGGAAGCTGATCGGCGTCGAGATCACGACGCCGATCCCGCGCATGACCTACGCCGATGCCATGGCCCGCTACGGCTCGGATAAGCCGGACCTGCGGTTCGGCCTGGAGCTGACCGAACTCACCGAGTTCTTCAAGGACACCACCTTCCGCGTCTTCCAGGCCCCGTACGTGGGTGCCGTGGTGATGCCGGGTGGCGCCTCCCAGGCCCGCCGCACGCTGGATGCCTGGCAGGAATGGGCCAAGCAGCGCGGCGCGAAGGGCCTGGCCTACGTGCTGGTCCAGGAAGACGGTACGCTGACCGGCCCCGTCGCCAAGAACCTCACCGACTTCGAGCGGGAGAACCTGGCGGAAAAGGTGGGCGCCAACCCGGGCGACTGCATCTTCTTCGCTGCCGGCGACAAGAGCGAGGCACGTGCCCTGCTGGGCGCCGCCCGCGTGGAGATCGGCCACCGCACCGGTCTGATCGATCCCAAGGACTGGGCGTTTGTTTGGGTTGTTGACGCCCCCATGTTCGAGCCTGCCTCGGCAGCAGTAGCTGCCGGCGACGTAGCCGTGGGCGGCGGGGCCTGGACGGCCGTGCACCACGCCTTCACCTCGCCCAAGCCCGAGTTCATGGATACCTTCGACACGGATCCTGAGTCCGCCCTGGCCTACGCCTACGACATTGTCTGCAACGGCAACGAGATTGGCGGCGGTTCCATCCGTATCCACCAGCGGGACGTGCAGGAGCGTGTCTTCAAGGTGATGGGCCTGAGCCAGGAAGATGCCCAGGAGAAGTTCGGCTTCCTGCTCGAGGGCTTCAAGTACGGTGCCCCGCCGCACGGCGGTATCGCCTTCGGATGGGACCGCGTGGTGGCCCTGCTGGCCGGTACCGACTCCATCCGCGACGTGATCGCGTTCCCGAAGTCCGGCGGCGGCTACGATCCGCTGACCGCCGCTCCGGCACCGATCACCGCCCAGCAGCGCAAGGAAGCCGGTGTGGACTTCAAGCCGGAGGCCAAGAAGGCCGAGGAGAAGAAGGCTGACGAAAAGAAGGCCGACGAAAAGAAGTAG
- a CDS encoding APC family permease: MSGNTQPRVPLGGFDATTAGIGSIVGAGAFVAFSPAAAAAGPALALSLGIAAFVALLCAMSTFQLSRAVSRRLPEDRGGDATARTAARILLGPYSGFFSGFTLLWGLLLSTAVLALAFGAYIVPEHPVAGAVGAVVLMSAVNLAGVSRGNWATRFILAFVFAVLAFTVVVLFNEAPNQPVRVGAEIEPSAAGMLQGAGLLFFLFSGYTKLATLGKGVRNPSRNLPLAIPAAIAVSFALYLLMGQSLLAYYGAAALAAEPAPLLEPLQSVGANVGTGALVLAAAAAALGGIWVLLESAGRTAAAMAADRDLPSLFGRSRPGRAGSDIPWAAEISGAAVVIVLVLIGDLDGLIGMASFALLFYAAITTVCAFMLKDRSRYAPRALNVAGTAGALLLALALPPLSISLMLIILVAGLVVRLSFRRPRSTKPDPTL; the protein is encoded by the coding sequence TTGTCCGGCAACACCCAGCCGCGCGTTCCCCTCGGCGGCTTTGATGCCACCACTGCCGGCATTGGATCCATCGTAGGTGCAGGTGCATTTGTCGCCTTCTCCCCCGCAGCAGCCGCCGCGGGGCCGGCCCTCGCGCTCTCGCTAGGCATCGCCGCTTTCGTGGCGCTGCTATGCGCCATGTCCACGTTCCAGCTCAGCCGGGCGGTGTCCCGCCGGCTCCCCGAAGACCGGGGCGGGGACGCAACGGCCCGCACGGCCGCGAGGATTCTGCTGGGCCCTTACAGCGGTTTCTTCTCCGGCTTCACCCTGCTGTGGGGGCTGCTGCTTTCCACCGCCGTCCTTGCCCTGGCGTTCGGCGCCTATATTGTCCCCGAGCATCCGGTTGCCGGGGCCGTGGGCGCCGTCGTCCTGATGTCCGCGGTGAACCTGGCAGGCGTGAGCCGGGGGAACTGGGCCACCCGTTTTATCCTGGCGTTCGTTTTCGCCGTCCTTGCCTTTACGGTGGTGGTTCTCTTCAACGAGGCGCCCAACCAGCCGGTCCGGGTCGGTGCGGAAATTGAGCCGTCCGCGGCAGGGATGCTGCAGGGCGCCGGCCTGCTGTTCTTCCTCTTCTCCGGCTACACCAAGCTCGCCACCCTGGGCAAGGGTGTGCGCAATCCCTCCCGCAACCTCCCGCTGGCCATCCCGGCTGCCATTGCCGTCTCGTTTGCCCTGTATCTGCTGATGGGGCAGTCTCTGCTGGCCTACTACGGGGCGGCGGCGCTGGCAGCGGAACCCGCCCCGCTGCTGGAGCCCCTGCAAAGCGTTGGCGCAAACGTCGGGACCGGGGCCCTTGTCCTGGCCGCTGCGGCCGCGGCGCTGGGCGGGATCTGGGTACTGCTGGAATCGGCGGGCCGGACTGCTGCCGCCATGGCAGCGGACCGTGACCTCCCCTCCCTGTTCGGCCGGAGCCGGCCGGGCCGCGCCGGGTCGGATATCCCCTGGGCTGCGGAGATTTCGGGCGCCGCCGTAGTGATTGTGCTGGTGCTGATCGGGGACCTGGACGGCCTGATCGGGATGGCCTCGTTCGCCCTGCTGTTTTATGCCGCCATCACCACGGTGTGCGCTTTTATGCTCAAGGACCGGAGCCGGTACGCTCCCCGTGCGCTGAACGTTGCGGGCACGGCCGGGGCACTCCTGCTGGCGCTGGCGCTTCCGCCGCTGTCCATTTCGCTGATGCTGATCATCCTCGTGGCCGGCCTGGTGGTGCGGCTCAGCTTCCGCCGGCCGCGTTCCACCAAGCCGGACCCGACCCTCTAG
- a CDS encoding adenosine deaminase, protein MPTTPALSSTPPCAELHLHIEGTLEPELIFELAGRNGITLPYASLDELRARYRFTDLQSFLDLYYANMDVLRTEADFADMTRAYLRRAAAAGVRHVEMMMDPQAHLVRGIPLETSVRGVCAALAASEEEFGISTALIAAFLRDRPAEEALDVLEDLLAMEAPIIGIGLDSAEVGNPPEAFIGLYRRAREAGLRTVAHAGEEGPSHYIEQALDLLLVDRIDHGIRCLDDPELVQRLVHEKIPLTICPLSNVRLQAVDSLAAHPLPQMLEHGLNISVNSDDPAYFGGYADDNFRAVQEAFGLDRAQLGLLAANSIEASFAPPGRRAELLHEVRRWEAAGA, encoded by the coding sequence ATGCCTACCACTCCCGCACTTTCCTCCACCCCGCCCTGCGCCGAGCTGCATCTGCACATTGAGGGAACCCTTGAACCGGAACTGATTTTCGAGCTGGCCGGGCGCAACGGCATCACCCTGCCGTATGCATCACTGGACGAGCTGAGGGCACGCTACCGGTTCACTGATCTGCAGTCCTTCCTGGACCTCTACTACGCAAACATGGATGTGCTCCGTACAGAGGCCGACTTTGCCGATATGACCCGCGCGTACCTTCGCCGCGCGGCAGCTGCCGGTGTGCGGCACGTGGAAATGATGATGGACCCCCAAGCGCATCTGGTCCGTGGCATACCGCTGGAAACCTCCGTACGGGGCGTTTGTGCCGCCCTGGCCGCCAGTGAGGAGGAGTTCGGGATCTCCACCGCCCTCATCGCCGCGTTCCTGCGGGACCGCCCGGCAGAAGAGGCGCTGGATGTTCTGGAGGACCTGCTCGCCATGGAGGCACCCATCATCGGCATCGGGCTGGACTCCGCGGAGGTGGGCAACCCGCCCGAAGCCTTCATCGGGCTGTACCGGCGGGCCCGGGAGGCCGGCCTGCGGACCGTTGCACACGCCGGGGAGGAAGGGCCTTCGCACTACATTGAGCAGGCCCTGGACCTGTTGCTGGTGGACCGGATCGACCATGGCATCCGCTGCCTTGACGATCCGGAGCTGGTGCAGCGCCTGGTGCATGAGAAGATCCCGCTGACCATCTGCCCGCTGTCGAATGTGCGGCTGCAGGCGGTGGACAGCCTTGCTGCGCATCCCCTGCCGCAGATGCTGGAACACGGGTTGAACATTTCCGTGAACTCCGATGATCCGGCGTACTTCGGCGGCTACGCGGATGACAACTTCCGGGCCGTGCAGGAAGCCTTCGGGCTGGACCGGGCGCAGCTGGGCCTGCTGGCGGCGAATTCCATCGAGGCGTCCTTCGCCCCGCCGGGACGCCGGGCGGAACTGCTGCACGAAGTGCGCCGCTGGGAGGCCGCAGGCGCCTAG
- the hisS gene encoding histidine--tRNA ligase: MARKASLSGFPEWLPQERLVELHVLDVLRRTFELHGFSNIETRAVETVGQLLRKGEIDKEVYALSRLQAEEGEASGKEDPNQLALHFDLTVPFARYVVENAGHLSFPFRRYQIQKVWRGERPQEGRAREFTQADIDVVGDGALPFRYDVELALVIAEALGALPIPEFKIRVNNRKLAEGFYRGIGLEDTAGVLRSIDKLEKIGAERVAELLQEELGATPEQAAAALKLASIRAEDVSFVDEVRALGVSNELLEEGLGELAEVIREASRRAPGRVLADLSIARGLDYYTGTVYETVLVGHEALGSICSGGRYDALASKGSRTFPGVGLSIGVTRLVMRILSQDFAQASRSVPTAVLMTLATDESWSAAQDTAAQLRGRGISVEVAPKAEKFGKQIKYADRRGIPFVWFTAEDGSHEVKDIRSGEQVPADPALWTPPAEDLTVTVAPA; the protein is encoded by the coding sequence ATGGCACGCAAGGCCTCACTGTCCGGTTTCCCCGAATGGCTACCGCAGGAGCGCCTGGTTGAACTCCATGTCCTGGACGTGCTGCGCCGCACCTTTGAACTGCACGGCTTCTCCAACATTGAAACGCGCGCGGTGGAGACGGTGGGCCAGCTGCTGCGCAAGGGCGAAATCGACAAGGAAGTCTACGCACTGAGCCGGCTGCAGGCAGAAGAGGGGGAGGCCTCCGGCAAGGAGGATCCGAACCAGCTGGCCCTGCACTTTGACCTGACCGTGCCCTTTGCCCGGTACGTGGTGGAAAACGCCGGCCACCTCTCCTTCCCGTTCCGCCGCTACCAGATCCAGAAGGTCTGGCGCGGGGAGCGCCCGCAGGAAGGCCGGGCCCGCGAGTTCACCCAGGCGGATATTGACGTGGTGGGCGACGGCGCGCTGCCGTTCCGGTACGACGTCGAGCTGGCGCTGGTCATCGCTGAGGCGCTTGGTGCCCTGCCCATCCCCGAATTCAAGATCCGGGTCAACAACCGCAAGCTTGCCGAAGGCTTCTACCGCGGCATCGGGCTGGAAGACACCGCCGGGGTGCTGCGCAGCATCGACAAGCTGGAGAAAATCGGCGCCGAAAGGGTTGCCGAACTGCTGCAGGAGGAACTCGGGGCCACCCCGGAGCAGGCAGCCGCTGCCCTGAAACTGGCCTCCATCCGCGCCGAAGACGTCTCCTTCGTGGATGAGGTCCGTGCCCTCGGCGTCAGCAACGAGCTGCTCGAAGAGGGACTCGGCGAGCTGGCGGAAGTCATCAGGGAAGCATCCCGGCGGGCACCGGGCCGGGTGCTGGCAGACCTGAGTATTGCCCGCGGCCTGGATTACTACACAGGTACCGTGTACGAAACTGTCCTGGTGGGGCACGAGGCGCTGGGCTCCATCTGCTCCGGCGGCCGCTATGACGCGCTGGCCAGCAAAGGCAGCAGGACCTTCCCCGGCGTGGGCCTGTCCATCGGTGTCACCCGGCTGGTCATGCGGATCCTCAGCCAGGACTTCGCGCAGGCCTCACGCAGCGTACCCACCGCAGTGCTGATGACCCTGGCCACTGACGAGTCCTGGTCCGCAGCCCAGGACACAGCTGCGCAGCTGCGCGGCAGGGGAATTTCCGTGGAGGTTGCGCCCAAGGCGGAGAAGTTCGGCAAGCAGATCAAGTACGCGGACCGCCGCGGCATCCCGTTTGTCTGGTTCACTGCCGAAGACGGAAGCCATGAGGTGAAGGACATCCGCTCCGGCGAGCAGGTCCCCGCCGATCCGGCGCTGTGGACCCCGCCGGCCGAGGACCTGACCGTGACGGTTGCCCCGGCCTAG